In a genomic window of Passer domesticus isolate bPasDom1 unplaced genomic scaffold, bPasDom1.hap1 HAP1_SCAFFOLD_288, whole genome shotgun sequence:
- the LOC135292311 gene encoding ribosome quality control complex subunit NEMF-like — GYVIQKREKKPSLEPDKPAEDIYTYEEFHPFLFSQHSKCPYLEFDSFNKATDEFYSKLEGQKIDLKALQQEKQALKKLENVRRDHEHRLEALQQAQEADQLKGELIEVNLEVVDRAIRVVRSALANQIDWAEIGAIVKEAQAQGDPVATAIKELKLQTNHITMLLRNPYVLSEEEEEEDGADIEKEETEGPKGKKKKNKTKQLKKPQKNKPLLVDVDLNLSAYANAKKYYDHKRHAAKKTQKTVEAAEKAFKSAEKKTKQTLREVQTVTTIQKARKVYWFEKFLWFISSENYLVIAGRDQQQNELIVKRYLKPGDIYVHADLHGATSCVIKNPSGEPIPPRTLTEAGTMALCYSAAWDARVVTSAWWVSHSQVSKTAPTGEYLTTGSFMIRGKKNFLPPSYLMMGFSFLFKVDESCVWRHREERRVKVQEEELDTVPSSASELLAEDVELLDGGDSSSEEEKAEAGEAPGDVEAPEDVEAPEDVEVPEDVEATAESTQEEGRAEQEGGNTPAPEADSEEEEDGDSEEEHPEPKGEVKEEEVNYPDTTIDLSHLQPQRSLQKIIPKEEEPSLGDSRAQGRRHLSAKERREMKKKKQQNNSENSELCEEKQKETEPEPQPVAAPNCPKAAPAPQPIKRGQKSKMKKMKEKYRDQDEEDRELIMKLLGSAGSNREDKGKKGKKGKTKEEAKKQQQKPKPVHRAAGGGKETLPAGIVLHEAQEPALDELQEDKEEQDQEQPGLEESEALLDSLTGQPHPEDILLFAVPICAPYTAMTNYKYKVKLTPGTQKKGKAAKIALHNFMQSKEASAREKDLFRSVKDTDLSRNIPGKVKVSAPHLQNMKRK, encoded by the exons ggTTATGTTAtccagaaaagggagaagaagcCAAGTCTGGAACCAGATAAACCAGCAGAAGATATCTACAC ATATGAGGAATTTCATCCTTTCTTGTTTTCTCAACATTCAAAATGTCCCTACTTGGAATTTGACTCATTCAATAAG GCTACAGATGAGTTCTACTCCAAGCTGGAGGGGCAGAAGATCGATCTGAAGGCCTTGCAGCAG gaaaaacaagcaTTGAAGAAACTTGAAAATGTCCGTAGGGACCATGAGCACAGACTGGAAGCTCTCCAGCAGGCTCAG GAAGCTGACCAGCTGAAGGGGGAGCTGATCGAGGTGAACCTGGAGGTGGTGGACAGGGCCATCCGCGTGGTGCGCAGCGCCCTGGCCAACCAGATCGACTGGGCCGAGATCGGCGCCATCGTCAAGGAGGCCCAGGCCCAGGGGGACCCCGTGGCCACGGCCATCAAGGAGCTCAAGCTGCAGACAAACCACATCACCATGCTGCTCAG GAACCCCTATGTGTTAtctgaagaggaagaggaggaggatggtgcTGACATAGAGAAGGAAGAAACAGAAGgaccaaagggaaaaaagaaaaagaataaaaccaaacagttgaagaagcctcagaaaaacaaaccctTATTGGTTGATGTTGATCTCAATTTGTCTGCCTATGCCAATGCCAAAAA GTACTATGATCACAAAAGACATGCAGccaagaaaactcagaagacagtggaagctgcagaaaag GCTTTTAAATCAGCTGAGAAGAAGACAAAGCAAACCCTGAGGGAAGTCCAGACTGTCACCACCATCCAGAAGGCCAGAAAGGTCTATTG GTTTGAGAAGTTCCTGTGGTTCATCAGCTCTGAGAATTACCTGGTGATTGCTGGCAGGGATCAGCAGCAGAACGAGCTGATCGTGAAGCGCTACCTCAAACCAG GGGACATCTACGTGCACGCGGATCTGCACGGAGCCACCAGCTGCGTCATCAAGAACCCCTCAG GTGAGCCCATCCCGCCGCGGACGCTGACGGAGGCGGGGACCATGGCCCTGTGCTACAGCGCTGCCTGGGACGCGCGCGTGGTCACCAGCGCCTGGTGGGTGtcccacagccag gtTTCTAAAACTGCCCCCACGGGAGAATATCTCACTACTGGCAGCTTCATGATCCGAG ggaaaaagaatttCCTTCCACCTTCCTATCTGATGATGGGCTTCAGCTTCTTGTTTAAG GTGGATGAGAGCTGTGTCTGGAGGCACCGCGAGGAGAGGAGGGTCAaggtgcaggaggaggagctggacacggttcccagcagtgccagtgagctgctggctgaggaCGTGGAGCTTTTAG ATGgaggagacagcagcagtgaggaggaAAAAGCCGAGGCTGGGGAAGCTCCAGGGGATGTGGAAGCTCCAGAGGATGTGGAAGCTCCAGAGGATGTGGAAGTTCCAGAGGATGTGGAAGCCACAGCTGAGAGCACCCAAgaggagggcagagctgagcaggaaggagggaacactcctgctccagaggctgactccgaggaggaggaggatggagacTCTGAGGAGGAGCATCCAGAGCCCAAGGGGGAGGTGAAGGAGGAAGAGGTGAATTATCCAGACACCACAATCGACCTGTCACACCTTCAGCCCCAGAG ATCCCTGCAGAAGATCATCCCCAAAGAGGAAGAGCCCAGCTTG ggtgacagcagggcccagggccGGAGGCACCTCTCTGCCAAGGAGAGGAG agaaatgaagaaaaagaagcagcagaacaACTCTGAGAACTCGGAgctgtgtgaagagaagcagaaggagACAGAGCCAGAGCCCcagcctgtggctgctcccaACTGCCCcaaggcagctccagccccccaGCCCATCAAGCGGGGCCAGAag agcaaaATGAAGAAGATGAAGGAGAAGTACAGGGACCAGGACGAGGAGGACCGGGAGCTCATCATGAAGCTGCTGGGG TCTGCAGGCTCCAACAGGGaggacaaagggaaaaaaggcaagaaGGGGAAGACAAAAGAAGAGGCAAAGAAGCAACAGCAGAAACCCAAACCCGTGCATcgtgcagcaggagggggcAAGGAGACCCTCCCAGCAGGAATTGTGCTGCACGAGGCACAGGAGCCAGCCCTGGatgagctgcaggaggacaaG gaggagcaggaccaggagcagccaggactgGAG GAGAGCGAGGCCCTGCTGGACTCCCTGACGGGGCAGCCCCACCCCGAGGACATCCTGCTCTTCGCTGTCCCCATCTGTGCTCCCTACACAGCCATGACCAACTACAA GTATAAAGTCAAGCTCACCCCGGGCACGCAGAAGAAGGGCAAAG CTGCCAAGATTGCCTTGCACAATTTCATGCAGTCCAAAGAAGCCAGTGCCCGGGAGAAGGATCTGTTCCGCAGCGTGAAG GACACAGATCTGTCAAGAAATATTCCTGGGAAGGTGAAAGTGTCTGCACCTCACCTCCAGAACATGAAGAGGAAGTGA
- the LOC135292312 gene encoding kelch domain-containing protein 2 isoform X2, giving the protein MADENEELPADEELPAPAEEGFEQLENDSPAERSGHVAVTDGRCMYVWGGYKNAQVRGFYDFYLPRDEIWIYNMETGRWKKSKTEGDVPPSMSGSCAVCVDRVLYLFGGHHARGNTNKFYMLNARSTDKVLQWVRVECQGVPPSSKDKLGVWVHKNRLIFFGGYGYFPEGKQRGTFEFDETSFWNSGLPRGWNDHVHILDLETFTWSQPITTGKTPSPRAAHACATVGNRGYVFGGRYRESRMNDFYYLNLDTWEWNEILTQGICPVGRSWHSLTPISSDHLFLFGGFTTDKQPLSDAWIYCISKNEWVQFEHNYSEKPRLWHTACASEEGEVIIFGGCANNLLAHSKAAHSNEILVFSLQPRSLVRLCLEAVICFKEMLASSWHCLPKHLLHSVNQRFGSNNTSGS; this is encoded by the exons ATGGCCGACGAGAACGAGGAGCTGCCGGCGGACGAGGAGCTGCCGGCGCCGGCCGAGGAGGGCTTCGAGCAGCTGGAGAACGACAGCCCCGCGGAGCGCAGCGGGCACGTGGCCGTCACCGACGGGCGCTGCATGTACGTCTGGGGAGGATACAAG AACGCCCAGGTCCGGGGGTTTTATGACTTCTACCTGCCTAGGGATGAAATATGGATCTACAACATGGAAACTGGAAGATG GAAGAAGAGCAAGACTGAGGGAGATGTTCCCCCCTCCATGTCTGGCAGCTGTGCCGTGTGTGTGGACAGAGTGCTTTATCTCTTCGGGGGGCACCACGCCCGGGGCAACACCAACAAG TTCTACATGTTGAATGCCAGATCCACGGACAAAGTGCTGCAGTGGGTGAGAGTGGAGTGCCAGGGGGTGCCCCCCTCGTCCAAGGACAAGCTGGGGGTGTGGGTGCACAAGAACAG GCTGATATTTTTTGGAGGCTATGGCTATTTTCCTGAGGGGAAGCAACGTGGAACGTTTGAATTCGATGAAACTTCTTTTTGG aattcagGTCTTCCTAGAGGGTGGAATGACCATGTGCACATTCTGGACCTTGAAACTTTCACTTGGAGCCAGCCCATAACTACG gGCAAGACCCCGTCCCCTCGCGCCGCCCACGCCTGCGCCACGGTTGGGAACAGGGGCTACGTGTTTGGAGGCAGATACAGG GAGTCCAGAATGAACGACTTCTACTACCTGAACCTGGACACGTGGGAGTGGAATGAAAT ACTCACCCAAGGCATCTGCCCCGTGGGCCGCTCGTGGCATTCCTTAACGCCCATTTCCTCGGATCACCTCTTCCTCTTTGGAGGCTTCACCACGGACAAGCAGCCCCTGA GTGATGCCTGGATTTATTGTATCAGCAAGAACGAGTGGGTACAGTTTGAGCATAACTACTCTGAAAAACCAAG gctgtggcacacGGCCTGTGCCAGCGAGGAGGGCGAGGTGATCATCTTTGGGGGCTGTGCCAACAACCTTCTGGCCCATTCCAAAGCT GCTCACAGTAACGAAATCCTGGTGTTCTCCCTCCAGCCAAGATCTCTCGTAAG gctgtgcctggaggcCGTGATTTGCTTCAAGGAGATGCTGGCCAGCTCGTGGCACTGCCTGCCCAAGCACCTGCTGCACAGCGTGAACCAGCGCTTCGGCAGCAACAACACCTCGGGCTCCTGA
- the LOC135292312 gene encoding kelch domain-containing protein 2 isoform X1: MQARPEMADENEELPADEELPAPAEEGFEQLENDSPAERSGHVAVTDGRCMYVWGGYKNAQVRGFYDFYLPRDEIWIYNMETGRWKKSKTEGDVPPSMSGSCAVCVDRVLYLFGGHHARGNTNKFYMLNARSTDKVLQWVRVECQGVPPSSKDKLGVWVHKNRLIFFGGYGYFPEGKQRGTFEFDETSFWNSGLPRGWNDHVHILDLETFTWSQPITTGKTPSPRAAHACATVGNRGYVFGGRYRESRMNDFYYLNLDTWEWNEILTQGICPVGRSWHSLTPISSDHLFLFGGFTTDKQPLSDAWIYCISKNEWVQFEHNYSEKPRLWHTACASEEGEVIIFGGCANNLLAHSKAAHSNEILVFSLQPRSLVRLCLEAVICFKEMLASSWHCLPKHLLHSVNQRFGSNNTSGS; the protein is encoded by the exons ATGCAGG cacgTCCCGAGATGGCCGACGAGAACGAGGAGCTGCCGGCGGACGAGGAGCTGCCGGCGCCGGCCGAGGAGGGCTTCGAGCAGCTGGAGAACGACAGCCCCGCGGAGCGCAGCGGGCACGTGGCCGTCACCGACGGGCGCTGCATGTACGTCTGGGGAGGATACAAG AACGCCCAGGTCCGGGGGTTTTATGACTTCTACCTGCCTAGGGATGAAATATGGATCTACAACATGGAAACTGGAAGATG GAAGAAGAGCAAGACTGAGGGAGATGTTCCCCCCTCCATGTCTGGCAGCTGTGCCGTGTGTGTGGACAGAGTGCTTTATCTCTTCGGGGGGCACCACGCCCGGGGCAACACCAACAAG TTCTACATGTTGAATGCCAGATCCACGGACAAAGTGCTGCAGTGGGTGAGAGTGGAGTGCCAGGGGGTGCCCCCCTCGTCCAAGGACAAGCTGGGGGTGTGGGTGCACAAGAACAG GCTGATATTTTTTGGAGGCTATGGCTATTTTCCTGAGGGGAAGCAACGTGGAACGTTTGAATTCGATGAAACTTCTTTTTGG aattcagGTCTTCCTAGAGGGTGGAATGACCATGTGCACATTCTGGACCTTGAAACTTTCACTTGGAGCCAGCCCATAACTACG gGCAAGACCCCGTCCCCTCGCGCCGCCCACGCCTGCGCCACGGTTGGGAACAGGGGCTACGTGTTTGGAGGCAGATACAGG GAGTCCAGAATGAACGACTTCTACTACCTGAACCTGGACACGTGGGAGTGGAATGAAAT ACTCACCCAAGGCATCTGCCCCGTGGGCCGCTCGTGGCATTCCTTAACGCCCATTTCCTCGGATCACCTCTTCCTCTTTGGAGGCTTCACCACGGACAAGCAGCCCCTGA GTGATGCCTGGATTTATTGTATCAGCAAGAACGAGTGGGTACAGTTTGAGCATAACTACTCTGAAAAACCAAG gctgtggcacacGGCCTGTGCCAGCGAGGAGGGCGAGGTGATCATCTTTGGGGGCTGTGCCAACAACCTTCTGGCCCATTCCAAAGCT GCTCACAGTAACGAAATCCTGGTGTTCTCCCTCCAGCCAAGATCTCTCGTAAG gctgtgcctggaggcCGTGATTTGCTTCAAGGAGATGCTGGCCAGCTCGTGGCACTGCCTGCCCAAGCACCTGCTGCACAGCGTGAACCAGCGCTTCGGCAGCAACAACACCTCGGGCTCCTGA